A window of Argopecten irradians isolate NY chromosome 1, Ai_NY, whole genome shotgun sequence contains these coding sequences:
- the LOC138324489 gene encoding novel acetylcholine receptor chaperone-like, producing the protein MASFVLRVLSLTLGIFFIFIGTLKLSPSINDELYRQMRKSFIKSAKVFPFAKLAGWRLNPHSYRKMFGGLEIICGVILVAIPGPVKDIVNVVMMLMMLLDVYSHWALDEGLDKMSLSIVFLLLLTCRLIVYLQNKLRVDEEKEGYQKHTNENVEETAKKIVSDLESKKDQ; encoded by the exons ATGGCTTCGTTTGTGCTAAGGGTTCTTTCATTGACTTTGggcatttttttcattttcatcgGCACTCTAAAATTGTCGCCGTCCATCAACGATGAACTTTACAGACAAATG agAAAATCATTCATCAAGAGTGCCAAGGTATTTCCATTTGCAAAGCTAGCAGGATGGAGGCTAAACCCACACTCTTACAGGAAAATGTTCGGCGGATTAGAAATCATTTGTGGAGTGATACTAGTAGCAATCCCAG GTCCAGTGAAAGATATAGTGAATGTTgtgatgatgctgatgatgcTGTTGGATGTGTATTCACACTGGGCGTTAGATGAGGGTCTTGATAAAATGAGTCTGTCCATTGTGTTTCTGTTACTACTCACATGTAGATTGATTGTCTACCTTCAGAACAAGTTACGTGTGGATGAGGAGAAAGAAGGTTACCAGAAACATACAAATGAAAATGTGGAAGAAACTGcaaagaaaattgtttctgaTTTGGAATCAAAGAAAGACCAGtga
- the LOC138324482 gene encoding lanC-like protein 3 translates to MRNFTNRYDDYLEGSEVSVDQEKWKACIEQLVKGIERGMPPTPNNCDGGLYVGNAGVAYMFYYLSNCELFAHRRDDFLEQGMMYGKAAMDYVERRGDPPCSFILGSAGTIAVNSLLYHIAGNESRSRKIAEKFASLADCARPIAFYRYGSDELLIGRAGYLSGVLALYQKLGYKVVSEDVIRQLCTVTVESGRHYSYSHKPKSPKGVQSPLMYAYHGTEYLGAAHGLSGILQMLLSFPEFYLCEDNKPAVDDVHKAVDFILSLEQSNHNYAPAMDEVGNPRPEGEDLVHWCHGAPGVVYLFARAYKVWGDEKYLHACARCAELTWEKGLLKKGPGICHGVAGSGYVFLLLYRLTGDKKYLYWALKFAEFMFTEEFKKRARVPDTPYSLYEGWAGTVLFFVDLLQPDQAEFPLFNVVF, encoded by the exons ATGCGAAATTTCACAAATAGATACGATGATTATCTCGAGGGTTCGGAGGTGTCCGTCGATCAAGAAAAATGGAAAGCATGTATTGAACAGTTGGTAAAAGGCATCGAGCGTGGCATGCCTCCCACACCAAATAATTGTGATGGTGGCCTTTACGTTGGGAACGCTGGAGTCGCGTACATGTTTTATTATCTGTCAAACTGTGAGTTGTTTGCACATCGCAGGGATGACTTCCTTGAACAGGGAATGATGTATGGAAAAGCTGCTATGGACTATGTAGAGAGACGCGGTGATCCACCTTGTTCATTCATACTCGGATCTGCTGGTACTATAGCTGTAAACAGCCTGTTGTACCACATTGCTGGAAACGAATCAAGATCAAGAAAGATTGCAGAGAAGTTTGCTAGTTTGGCAGATTGTGCAAGACCTATTGCTTTCTATCGATATGGATCAGATGAATTACTTATTGGTCGAGCTGGTTATTTGAGCGGTGTACTAGCACTATATCAGAAACTTGGCTACAAG GTTGTGAGCGAAGATGTCATAAGGCAGCTGTGCACTGTGACAGTGGAATCGGGAAGACACTATTCCTATTCACACAAACCTAAATCTCCCAAAGGTGTGCAGTCACCTTTAATGTATGCTTATCACGGAACAGAATACTTGG GTGCTGCCCATGGCCTGTCTGGTATTCTCCAAATGTTGCTAAGTTTCCCCGAGTTTTACTTGTGTGAAGACAACAAACCAGCAGTAGATGATGTTCACAAGGCAGTGGACTTCATATTGAGTCTCGAACAGTCTAATCATAACTATGCACCCGCAATGGACGAGGTTGGGAATCCTAGGCCTGAAGGAGAGGATCTGGTACACTGGTGTCATGGTGCTCCAG GTGTTGTGTACCTGTTTGCCCGTGCCTATAAGGTGTGGGGAGATGAGAAATACCTGCATGCCTGTGCGAGATGTGCGGAGCTGACGTGGGAGAAAGGCCTGCTGAAGAAGGGTCCAGGAATTTGTCATGGGGTGGCTGGAAGTGGTTATGTGTTTCTTTTGTTGTACAGACTCACTGGAGACAAGAAGTATCTGTACTGGGCCCTAAAATTTGCGGAGTTCATGTTCACAGAGGAATTTAAGAAGAGAGCGCGTGTTCCTGATACTCCCTACAGTCTGTATGAAGGCTGGGCTGGGACTGTCTTGTTTTTTGTGGACCTCTTACAGCCTGATCAAGCAGAATTTCCACTTTTCAATGTTGTGTTCTGA